A genomic region of Gimesia chilikensis contains the following coding sequences:
- a CDS encoding pilus assembly FimT family protein, which translates to MSMHTMHRDNLTRQGRGHRGAFTLVELLVVISILGILVVMTITSINFALSTDLTRSASRQVQSYLAGARDRAIYAKAPRGVRFFLDPDNPSAVTSMVYIAPSPYWEQGVIRMERTDSDSNGVADSPEVYYVRGDGTDWAALAARGLIKANTRIKIPGNDSGTWYVIDYNGSGVSGGTELLRLTTAYRDPGTSEPDEVIAFTPGSGPTNYQLELPPAVLSGEEPTLLPNNTGIDLDRSFLPLSWRPPIDANHVSVGPDGSPGVAGVDDNGSGGADDAGELLWPGSDDFRLYSSQLDLIFSPRGSILGSEAGSGKIHFVIDTLENIQSSWLRNTDYAEGMKVQLPARGSYQYMPYDRVYVCKAPGTSGGSASVFLNTNPNNSRDVSKTFATDGSVQWEVQLNSTPSLLTIFTRTGSVSAYPMYFDARTNLPPDVFRYAETGEAAK; encoded by the coding sequence ATGTCGATGCACACTATGCATAGAGATAATCTGACACGGCAGGGGCGCGGGCATCGAGGTGCCTTTACCTTGGTCGAACTGCTGGTTGTGATTTCCATTCTGGGTATTCTGGTGGTGATGACGATCACCTCCATCAATTTCGCGCTCTCAACTGATTTGACTCGTAGCGCTTCGCGACAGGTTCAATCTTATCTGGCCGGGGCTCGTGATCGGGCCATTTATGCGAAGGCACCGCGAGGCGTACGTTTCTTCCTGGACCCTGATAATCCAAGCGCGGTTACCAGTATGGTCTATATTGCACCCAGCCCCTATTGGGAGCAGGGAGTGATCCGTATGGAACGGACCGATTCTGATTCGAATGGAGTTGCTGATTCACCAGAAGTTTACTACGTACGTGGTGATGGTACTGACTGGGCCGCACTCGCCGCCCGTGGTCTGATTAAAGCAAATACGCGTATCAAAATCCCTGGAAATGATAGCGGTACTTGGTATGTCATAGATTATAACGGTTCCGGAGTATCTGGTGGAACTGAACTCCTCCGACTGACCACCGCTTATCGTGATCCTGGAACCTCTGAACCGGATGAAGTAATTGCATTCACTCCTGGTAGCGGGCCGACCAATTATCAACTGGAACTGCCACCAGCTGTTCTGTCGGGCGAGGAACCGACCTTGTTGCCAAATAATACAGGCATAGATTTAGATCGTTCATTCCTCCCACTCAGTTGGAGGCCTCCGATCGATGCAAATCATGTCTCTGTTGGACCAGACGGTAGTCCTGGTGTAGCTGGTGTCGATGACAATGGTTCAGGGGGGGCTGACGATGCAGGCGAACTCCTCTGGCCTGGTAGTGACGATTTTCGACTCTACTCCAGTCAGTTGGACCTGATTTTTTCCCCTCGCGGCTCTATCTTGGGTAGCGAAGCTGGTAGTGGAAAGATTCACTTTGTGATTGATACTCTTGAAAATATACAGTCATCCTGGCTGAGAAATACGGATTACGCTGAAGGAATGAAAGTGCAGTTACCCGCACGCGGTTCGTATCAGTATATGCCGTATGACAGAGTTTATGTCTGTAAGGCTCCCGGAACAAGCGGTGGCTCTGCATCAGTGTTCCTCAATACGAATCCAAATAATTCGCGCGATGTGAGTAAGACCTTTGCCACAGATGGATCGGTTCAGTGGGAAGTCCAGTTAAATTCTACTCCTTCGTTACTTACGATCTTTACTCGAACGGGGAGTGTTAGCGCATATCCCATGTATTTTGACGCAAGAACAAATTTGCCCCCAGATGTCTTTAGATATGCGGAAACCGGGGAAGCAGCCAAATGA
- a CDS encoding type II secretion system protein, producing the protein MSKKSSSDNLKSHSRPSGQHRQRQVRGGFTLVEMIVSVALVLMMMVLFAEIFQIASSSITAQRGISENDQRARMLTTLIQADLNKRTFQNLIPFDPTEKPFATKLSDYRDRQGYLLISENDPNNDTDDLIQFTVNANITSKLLDTTPYYGKATELGGNMLTHPNQPETDDAKISPDGTSISPYAEVCYFMRGGNLYRRTMLIRKPLDLETTNSSQPQTAGGQEFFDPANSLYSGNFWNDFDFSVYRSGTPTAYANFHDISSLDNTTLEKPTFSLGRTRYRFGFNHATGLPREFVDDADGAGQFIGRFTHQETSDPDFLYPQAPSTAGGSNPMNPSSSSLVFNRYTNVVSQYQSGSRRSEDLVLSNVVSFDIKLFDDAAGRFVDIGSSVASDYQTSATPAYQNNNPVSAYQTNMYDTWHIEYDLDNADGDNDHATGQESPPFRPVDGAGNPKPLKAVQITIRYIDETSQKLRQMTIVHPLRNLLAD; encoded by the coding sequence ATGAGTAAGAAATCATCCTCAGACAATCTGAAAAGTCACAGCCGGCCTTCAGGGCAACATCGCCAACGGCAGGTTCGCGGTGGCTTTACGCTCGTCGAAATGATCGTTTCTGTAGCGCTTGTTCTCATGATGATGGTTTTGTTTGCTGAGATTTTTCAGATTGCCTCCAGTTCGATCACAGCGCAACGCGGCATTTCAGAAAACGATCAGCGCGCCCGTATGTTGACGACTCTGATCCAGGCTGACCTCAACAAACGCACGTTTCAGAACCTGATTCCCTTTGATCCGACTGAAAAACCTTTTGCAACCAAACTCAGCGATTACAGGGACCGTCAGGGGTATCTGCTCATTTCAGAAAATGATCCTAACAACGACACAGACGATCTGATCCAATTCACGGTTAACGCTAATATTACCTCTAAACTCTTGGATACAACTCCTTATTACGGTAAAGCAACAGAGCTGGGGGGGAATATGCTTACGCATCCCAATCAGCCAGAAACCGATGATGCAAAAATCAGTCCCGATGGCACATCCATCTCACCTTACGCCGAAGTATGTTACTTTATGCGTGGAGGAAATCTTTACAGACGCACCATGTTGATTCGTAAACCACTGGATCTGGAAACAACCAACTCCTCGCAGCCTCAGACTGCGGGTGGCCAGGAGTTTTTTGATCCTGCTAATTCTCTCTATTCCGGTAACTTCTGGAACGACTTTGATTTTTCCGTATACCGATCTGGAACCCCAACTGCTTACGCGAACTTTCATGACATCAGTTCACTTGATAATACGACTCTTGAAAAGCCAACTTTTTCACTGGGGCGCACCAGATACCGTTTTGGCTTTAACCATGCTACTGGATTGCCGCGCGAATTCGTGGATGATGCCGATGGGGCTGGGCAGTTTATCGGGCGTTTCACGCATCAGGAAACATCGGATCCTGATTTTCTCTACCCCCAGGCGCCTTCAACCGCAGGTGGATCAAATCCAATGAATCCATCCAGCTCTTCACTGGTATTTAATCGTTATACCAATGTTGTCAGTCAGTACCAGTCTGGTAGCCGACGTTCTGAAGATCTGGTGCTCTCTAATGTTGTCTCGTTTGACATCAAGCTTTTTGATGATGCTGCAGGCAGGTTTGTTGATATCGGCAGTTCAGTGGCGTCAGACTATCAAACAAGTGCTACGCCAGCGTACCAGAATAACAATCCAGTTTCTGCTTACCAGACCAACATGTATGATACCTGGCACATTGAGTATGACCTGGACAATGCTGATGGAGATAATGACCACGCAACGGGACAGGAGAGTCCTCCGTTCCGCCCAGTTGACGGAGCAGGTAATCCCAAGCCACTCAAGGCGGTTCAAATCACAATTCGATACATCGATGAAACATCACAAAAATTACGTCAAATGACCATTGTTCATCCGCTGCGAAATCTGCTGGCGGACTGA